ttttcttatatttattttttttttttaattacaaagttACATAATTAAAACAGATACTTTaatcataagaaaaaaaaaaaaaaaattgtttttaaagtaaataaaatgttaatatattttattttaataaaaatattattttcttttatatatagttATGAAAGCTTTTtgattaaaaatacataaattttattttttatttaaagaaaaaaggaagaaatataaagttcaaacaattacaaaaaacaattaaaaagaataagtgtattattatatttaaaactaTAAATTTTACTAATTTTGAAGttttaaaactaaaaaaaaaaaaaagaatgaaaatgtgataatttttgaaaataatatatatacatctctataaaaattttaaagtatacacaaattttaatatattacaaaaaaatatatactagtgttttaaattatattttctcttttttcatttattaaaaaaaatgaaaatatattttatctatTGTCTGATTTAAAAGTGATAAATGATCATTAAATCCACTATGCCCACCACTTTTAGAGAAAGAAATGTAAAAATCTTCTTTATGTTTATCTATattatgataatttaaaaaattcatttttttatttattattgttaGATCTGTTGTTAGATAATAGTAAtgatttatttctatttttttgtaattaaaatattttaagaagTATTTAATTGAATTATAATTAGGGCATATTacatcatatttatttagaaataaaatagcTCTATTTTTTAagtgaatatttttttcatttatcaaaattatttcctttttatgatttttttcatttgtaaATACTTCAAAGTAATTTGGtgttatattataataagggcaaaaagaatataaaaaaaataagtttctttgattattattcataaaatttttaaatttccattttttataattgtttatatattttccttttatgtatatatattttctataagttctcaaaaaaggaaaattattttggatattttttatacatctataaagaatttttttttttttttcttttttttttttttggtataCTTCTATtgtgttattttttaaaagaagtGAGTTATCATTCATATAACCAAATATTAACATTTCTGATTTTACGTAGggattatttatatttgttaaattattaaaaaaatctaGTAACggatttataaaaataatattttgaaCGTATTTCCttaaatgatttaatatatatcCGCCAAATAATCCACTAttagaatataaatataaggAAATGTTTTGCGTAtcacttatatttttatatttaataaaattaatacaaTCAATTAAATCAtgaatcatttttattttttcataagttgatatatttttatcctTCTTAATTTGAGTTCCCCCTGACCCTcttatatgtaaataaataataacaaaattattcaaaaggtaaaaataatattcatCGGTATAACTGCATATATTCATCTCATTGTAAAATGGATAAACATTAATAATTGACTTACTAGAATTAGTAAAAAAAGGTAGGTGGCTTTTATAAATACTATAATTATTAGCagttgtattatttttatattcttttaattcatcATTCTCTTCATTTACATGCTGGTAAAAATTTGTATAAGCATTATccattttatatatgttatcattattaatttttttataaattaatgtaataggaatttttttattatctctTGTATTTATAAATACATCAGTTATTTCAaactctttatttttttgaaatatttgtTCGAGTTCTATATCatatagaatatttttacttttaaagaaatactttttatctttatatatatttttaggcAATGCAATTAAGCATTTCCTCAAATTTATTACTAaactaatattatttataaatgtattggatatataaaaatttataaaagaattttcaaaaatattgtTAACACCACACACTACACTTCCTTTTTTAATTGGGAgaacaaatatttttaattttgcaattaatcctttttcttttttattatacatattttttaaaatattagacTTTAGATTTTTCTTATTGCCATTATCGCCATTGTTATTTTTGTTACTATAACTACTAtcgttattattatcattaattaAACAAGCATGCCttctaaataaatatattacacatatataaggctttaaaaaatatttatataaataaagaattatccCATATTTAGTGAAATCGAAATCTTGTAAAATGTAGTTTTCTAATGTTAccaacttttttaaaaaattatctatttgcattatttcttttcttaaaaaaaccATATACTTAGGAGCATATAATATTtcgtctttttttttcttttttttttctaaaatgtAATTTAATTTGTTGTcattcataaaatatatatctatattgTTACCATTttgatatataaaaataatatgatgatagaaattttctaaaaagCATTTACCTCTTAAAAAGGAACACTTAAATTGAATCaaatttatttgataattcttattattttttttattatttacatgaagcaaaaataatttattatgtaAATGGCTACCacttaaaagaaaaatttttttttgatccTTACTTttgtataaatttaaaaaatattcttcttgtttttcttcatatattaatttcttATAATTAATAGAACAATTCAAATAACATTTATCACACCTGTATTGATTGTTCAATTCAGTAGATAAAAAatctcttttattttttaaattcagaAATTCTATATTTTGTATTCCAGCTTTTAAGTAAGTACAATTTGCTATcatagaaaattttattctatATAAATTGCTATAATTACAATTAAAATTGTATTTATTATAACattcatatatatcattttttgcTTCacttctattatttttataattatatatatattcttttttcaaaaaatcctctttttgttttaacataaatttattttttgcttcttttcttttccttttcttcaaattattttttactgcatcttcaCAGCAAATGTTTTTCAAAGTATCACCatgatttattttatcaatatatatatcttttataggaatagtatttttaaataaatagcAATAATTCAAATGATCATCATTTCTTTcaattataaatgaaaatagataatttttatgtatcttaaaaaattttatattaaaatttattggAAATATAACAACAATTTCTGATATTAAATTAGAAATAATCttctcattttttaatacattaaTTGActtattttgataaaaatccaaattattaatacattttctttttactttttttctgCATATCATAATATAGTCCTCACTTCTAATTTCAAAGTAAATATATCTATTTACTAATATCAATTCATCATCAATACAATTTTCAAAcgataaataattattctttaataataaatgaacatcttttttaattttatttctatttttctcAATTcctaatttataattattaacaaatttgctcaataaatttatttccttaatatatttgttaATTCTACTATgttcaaaaatatttttaattttttcaatgtAATAATATGAATCTACTACCCTTCCAAATATATAATTGCAAATTTTCATctcataataataaaattggaataatttcaaaaattaaaaataaaaatatatatatatatatatcacaTTATATAATTACATACTTTTATATCaagttatataattttaaaataaaattttaaattatataatttttaattttactaattttaattattaaatgagCCGTTCATTTAATATAAGTAATGTTATTTactttttgtaaaatatgcatttatatacatatagtttcttttgttttatttatttgtatttatatttatattaatttttttttttttttgataaaacaatatgaaatttaaaagaatgtATGATaaatttacatttaaaattttagtaAGAAAACTTCAAATATCTATAacaagataaaaaaaaattgatatatttactaaataaatatatatatatttgggaaattatataaataatgtgTAATATCTAAAATAtccaaataatataatttaaaataatacataaaaattataaataactaAATATCACATATAATTAATAGTAAGGTGGCAATGTAGAAGTATTTAAACTTTTAAATAACtacatataaaattaatatcatctcaaaaaagaaaaaaaaattacgtaataaattatatttatttttaatttatatatcacataaaattataaaataattaatgataaaaaagataCATATAAGTAGAATACTtataattctatttttaaataaaaatgaaaaagtgTTCCTTATACCAAtgcatatacatatatatatttatggaAAGGTTCTTAAactaaaaattttctatttttaattaaaatttttttttttcaagaaaaaaaaaaaaaataattaaataaataacttTAAAATTGTTATGAATTTTTGTGTCTAAAATTATAtcacatttttaatttatttgtgtaaatttttataaaattatttcgttaatttatatttctttatttcgtttaataatttttttgcttctgcattattttgaaaatgaTCTCTTACTGGTTCTAGTAATTTGTTAATATAGTTGGCGACATTATCTTTTAAATCTAGTGGATGAACTAAACCACTAATATAATCATCTTCTAattctttaatattataatatattttatcacCTGacaaaaatcaaataaaaatgatattatttataaaaatgtgttataatttttttatacatatgaaaattttttaaaaattataggTAAAGTTTggtataatatatttttattatctaacctccatttttttcttttctgactaaatgaaatttattataatatggATATATTATTGATTTTGCATAAGCAAAAATTggattattttctattatatttgGTGGGCAATAagcttttttaatttttctattaacaTCAGCTTCTAAGTCATCCATGAATATAGCTGAATTTTCATCTGATTTTGACATTTTTTCTTGCCCTTCTAATAATCCTGGTAGCATTTCATGAGATAAAATAATCGGTTtcttcttaatttttttaatatcacaATACTCTCTTGCTAGCATATTTACTTTTCTTTGATCAGTTCCTAATTGACATATATCTacattcaaaaaaaaaatatcagcACATTGCATACATGGATATAAAATTTGAGAACAATAATTTTCTTCTCCCTCATTTCTTCCCATGATTTTTAAACATCTTTTAATTCTATTTATGTTAAAACTTCTTGATATATCAATTACTAAGGACCAATAATCATTTggttttttgtttatttcatCACTTGCCCATAAAAATTCGACATTTTGCATATTCATCCCACATGATTTCCAAACttcaataaaataatttcccattttttttatcttttttaaatctcctgacattttattatttaattgtgCAAACCAATCAGCTATCCAAAAAATGAAAGTACAACCATTACTTGTTAATTTATTTACAATCAaactttttaataaacctaaaaaaaaaaaagtgtaaaaaatgttcttctatttttcaaatttgttatataaaaatgcaCATTACTAATTTtacaaaatgaaataaaaaaaataaataaaataaatcatCTTTCTCATTATTCatgaagtattttttttttttttttaccttgAGCTATATGCATACGACCAGATGGTTCAAATCCATCATAACATATTAGTCTTCTTTTTAAAAGCAATTTTGCTTTTAATTCATCTGGTTGAATACATTCACAAGAAATTgaaataatttcattaaatcttttatcaatattttctatattttctatttgtCCATTTTTATCTTCAACTTCATTCTCTTCTCTTTTTGAAAGGTTTgcttccattttttttataaaataattgtgtttttgaaatatctttgaattgaataattttttagtttttaaaattttgaacatcacaatttcaaaattttaataataattcttatattttaaaagaaaaaaaaattacattaaagcataaatgaatttttaaagtgtgtaattttttttttttttttttttatttctttgttCTCAATCAagcatatttataaaatcaaatgaattaataatattcattcggattatataaacaaaaagataattattaataatattgcaaattaaaaaaaaaaaaaatatatatatatacatatacataTTCGTATACgtaaataaagaataattttataaaaatgctAAAATTTTGATATACAAGAAATAagatattaaattaatacaAAACACATATCaacataatataataaagtttacataataaaatgtaataaaaatagaaaaaaatacaattaacTCTTATgaacaaaagaaaaatatatcattctttttaatttaaaaaaaaaaaaaaaaaatattaatacattcttaaatataaatattattttttattatatttttttcatttaaaaaaaaaaaagttaaagatttcaatatattttttattcattccaagttatattataataaaaaaagtttttcttttatttatttttaaaagataatatatatgttatgAAAAATAGCAAAGTTTatactttataaaaattttgaaaatgaGTAATATTGAAGCAACCATTATTTGTATAGATAATAGTGATTATAATAGAAATGAAGATATTTTACCTAATAGATTTTTATCACaggtaaataataaatatgaaatatataaaatatatttaataaaataaaaaaaatttgaaatgtAACATACTAGAACAattgtataaataataaaaacacaataataaaaatatgattaataatgaattaaaaaaaaatgtaataacgaattatataaatatgtaatctatattaataaatatattattaaaagtatttatgattcattttatttatctatatgataattttactttttttttcttttttctttttttttttaaatatttagatTGATTGTATAAATGTATTATGCTGCAATAAAACAAGTAtgcattataaaaataatataggaATATTAATGATGGCCggagataaaataaaagtaaaagtTTCATTAACAAATGATATAGGTCAGTTATTGTCTTGTATACATGATATAAAATTAGATGGAACTTGTGATATTATAAGAAGTTTATTAATCGCACAATTAGCTCTGAAACATCGAGttgataaaaatttagaacaaaaaattattttatttattggtAGTCCTTTTGAAGTAAATGAAAAACAACTTATTAATACAGGgaaacaattaaaaaaaaataatatatctgTTGATATAATAAGCTTtggtaatataaataaaaatagagatAAATTGATGAAATTATTTGAAAGTGTCAATAACAATGACAACTGTAGATTTATTGAATGCCCAGAAACTGAAACAAATTTAAGTAAATTTGTCTTAAACtcctttttaaataataatgattttaataTAGACAATATGCAAGATGAACAATTAATAAGTGCTATGCAAATGTCTTTAGAGGAAAATCcgaattttaatgaaaaaaaaaataataataataataatgatttacCTACTAttgaagaaatagaaaatatgaaAGATATAGATAACGAATTAAAAGAAGCcttaatattatcattaaaagaatacactgaaaagaataaatcagaaaatataaataaagaagaatCAAATAACAATACtcattatgataaaaaagaagaaaactTAACACTagttaatgaaaattataaaaacaattttgataataataatgaaaataaattagaagaatcaaaagaaaaaaaagaaaatgaaagttatgaaaaagtttttaaaatagacaaagatgaaaatatagtagaaaattcaaaatatgtaataaacgaaaatatttataacaatgacaaaaatatttcaaaagaaAGTGATTCAAAAAAGTctgaagaaaatgataaaaataaggcATCATTAATACAAGATACTAATTATATTTCTGATAttctaaataaaattaataaaaattctaatgtttttgaaaaaaatgaatcatcaaataatgaagaaagtttaaataaagataaagaaaataaagatcCTTCAAATAACCagaaaaaatgatttttttttttttataaaaaaataatatatatatatacatattcaaatcttttttttcataaccaataaaatatttaacaaaatatattatatgtatatatatgtaaatatgtTCATACACAAAACATATAGTTGTAATCGTAtgagtatatatatatatatatatattttttttttttttttttctctttttctgtttttttattttctattttttttttttctaaatattgaacttaataaaattaatatacatatttataaaaatattcatctataaaaattaattgtcTTTCTAAATGCAGATTGgtgcattaaaaaaaaattactaataaaaaaatttccaaaaaatatattcaatgtatattgaCATTGTCATtttaaacataaatataataaggATAAActaagtatttttttatattttattttctttcttaATAGAATAATTTGAAAAGagttaatttttgttatatatagTAGAAAATGGAATTATTTCATAAAGtacttttatttaatgtaataatagtaatattcttgaattttctaaatattGATTATAGTTTCAGTTACTTAGATAATTTTATAgagaaaaatgaatattcAAATAGAAAATTGCATGAGTTCACtgaaccttttttttttaataataaagtaaatgtaggaaaagaaaaacataTATCACTTAAAGATGAAGCAGAATATTATGggaatgaaaaagaaaatgatgaaaatgaagtagaaaatgatgaaaatgaagcagaaaatgatgaaaatgaagcAGAAAATGAAATACAAAATGGTGAGAATGAAATAGAaagtaatgaaaatgaagaagaaaatagtAAGAATGAATTAGAAGACAATAAAGATGAAATGGAAAACAATGAATATATAatggaaaaatatatagatgaaatagaaaaatatacagatgaaatagaaaaatataaagatgaAAAACAAAACTATAAAGATACAAAAGAAGAGGATCTTTTATTCTCTGATAatggagaaaaaaaaaatggattgACAAATGATTCGAATGAATCAAGTATACTatttaatcaaaaaaaaggattaaaatatgaaaaaggaaaaaaagacTTAGTTAATAAAGAGGATAAATtagaaagagaaaaagaaagagaaaaagaaaaagaaaaagaaaaggaaaaagaaaaagaaaaagaaaaggaaaaagaaatattaattttaaaacataCAAAAGTACCAGTAATAGAAGAAGAgccaaataataataaagtgttaaatttattaaagaatgaaaaaaaaaattatgaaaacaattataaagaacaaacggaaaataaaaatgaaaaatataatagtaaaaaattaaaagaaaataattatatagacaaaaaaaggaataaaataaaacatgaAACATTTACAAAagcatttaataataaaatttctaaaaataaatcttCTGATGCATCAATATTAGAACCAATTTTAGATAAACTAGATTTTCCTTATTTGGAAAATCAACCACTTAATAACAAGGAAAATAGTAACAAAGACatagatgaaaaaaatttcgttttagaaaatattttgGCATATCCTAATTTAGAGGAAAATACACAAAATAATACATATGCTGTAGAAACATCAAAtttaaaaggaaataataataataatccCTTAGATGAAAATACAAATTTATTAGGAACAAAAATAGTTaaatcaaaattaaaaaggaaGAATAATACTCTAAATCCTATAGAACAAATTACTTTAGATAATTCATCactaaatgaaaaaaacaattCTGAGAATATAAATAGTTATGGGaattatttacaaaataatataaaaaataaagaagaaaaattaggAAAACTCAAATTAATTAGTAATCAATATGAAACAAAAGATATTGAGagatcatttttatataacctattaaaattcattaaagaaaatatattttataataatctaaaatttaataatcaCAATAATTTCACTACATATAATGAGAAAGAAgtaatattaaaagatgaaCCTAATGGACATAATCTAATTAATAAACAAGATAATAATCCTATTTTTCAAGATAttcaaaataatgaaaaaaactcTTCTGTAAAGATTTTAAGATTTTTTCCTAGtaagaatatttaaaaaaaaaaaaaaaaaaaaaaattatgatttcttgaaattttttttattaatttatatattattagagTATTTTAATCCTCATCCTACTAAAAATGAAAGAGGAATTTTTAATcatggaaaaaaaaaggatacaATAGAAAATGATGCTTTAAGAAGTGTTAACAAATTTGAACATAATAATGTTTCAAAAAATGCAGTTATAAGTGAAAAACTTTTagaaaacttaaaaaaaataaatgtgaGTAATGAATTGAACtcagaatttaaaaaaaaagagaaaaataataacagtgaaggaaaagaagaaaatgaattaaattctttaaatagAATTTTTAAAGGAGTTGTTAAATTATATGTTGATATTACTCGACCTAACTTAGAAATGTTGTGGCAAAATAATCCACCTAAACATATTACGGGgtaagtaataaaaatacttaatttttattaattcattcaatatattattttaactaattttatttcatattattattttttaatttttttaatagctCTGGATTTGTTATTGAAggaaatttaatattaacgAATGCTCACAACATTGCTTATAGTACAAGAATTTTAATTAGAAAACATGGGTATAAATATGaacttaattttaaaaagatcataagattaaaaaaaaaatatatgaaaaaaataatttaataaaaattaagtatATAATATATGTGAATTATAATCTTAGGAActctaaaaaatatgaatctAAAGTTATATATGTAGCACATGAATCCGATATAGCTATATTAGTTGTACATGATCCTAGTTTTTATGAAGATATAGAATCACTTGAACTTGGTTCACTTCCATCTTTGAGAGATGATGTTGTAACCGTTGGATATCCATCAGGTGGAGATAAGTTGAGTATAACAAAAGGGATAATCAGTAGATTAGATGTACAGTATTATAAACATTCTAACTACAAGTAAgatgaaattttttattttaatagtaaaaatataattaatattacttttttttttatatgattaaaaattttttttttttttaagattatTATTAACTCAAATAGATGCACCGATGAATCCAGGGAATAGTGGGGGTCCAGCTTTAGTAAAAGGAAAAGTGGTAGGTATTTGTTTTCAGTCATTTAAAATGgcaaataatatttcttatattattCCATCTACTATAATTAAGCACTTTcttttagatatatataaaacgAATCATTATAACGGCTATGCATTTTTAGGAGTAAAATATGAACCTTTAGAAAATACTAATATACGTGGAATATTGGGATTAGATTATcttgaaaaacaaaaatttattaaagagAGTATGGGAATTTTAGTAACTGAAATAGACGAAAAtcaaatgaaatataaaaaatctgACATTGATTAttgtaattatataaaaataaatcaaaaagaagagataaatattaaacaaaatattaaaacacaaaaattaaatgaaactATAATAAACGATTCTAATAAAGAAGATAAATGCTAtggattaaaaaaaaatgatgtcATCTTAAGtatagataataaaaatataaataatgatggTACAACAAAATTAAGGAATGATGAATATGTTGGATTTCAATATATACTTAATGATAAATTTATAGGTGATTTAagcataataaaaatagtaagaaataaagaaataaaaagtgTAGTTGTTAGATtatcaaaaattaattacTTAATTTCTCAACATAACTGGGACATAAGAAACaagtattttatatatgGAGGATTAGTTTTCACAACTTTatctaaaaatttatattcagAAAATGAGACAGAAAATCCTGAAATTAATAGATTAATACagtacaatttttttaaaaaaaatgaagatgatgaaatagtaatattaaagaatataCTACCATCAAAGTTAACTATTGGCTATTATTATAGTGACTGTATTGttttaaaagtaaataacATTGcagtaaaaaatttaaagcaTTTAGTtgatataatagaaaataaaaatataaatgaattaaaggATAATAATTCTGGAAGCAATTCTTATGTTAAATATTCAAATATAGATTATGTTCAATcagataaaaatttaattgatttttatatattaacacCTAAAGGAGAAGTACCTCTTGTTTTAAACAGAGATGATGTCAAAAAGAATCAACGTACAATTTTTACaacttttaatattattaatgacagatttttatattaattttcctatttttatgttatatatataaataggtatatttttttttttttttttcattttactattttttatcgctttcaaaataattagaaaaattataaatcacatttattttttattattttattttttttttttttttttatttttctaaaaaagtaatacttagattttaaataatttttacatttttttaaatttaaacttttgttaattttctttatagtaaaaaaatttagtaataattaaaaaggttatatatatatatattaatatatatatatatatatatatatgtatttaagTATAGAAAAATagtaacatttttttttattaaatatatatatatataatt
The Plasmodium relictum strain SGS1 genome assembly, chromosome: 1 DNA segment above includes these coding regions:
- the RPN10 gene encoding 26S proteasome regulatory subunit RPN10, putative is translated as MSNIEATIICIDNSDYNRNEDILPNRFLSQIDCINVLCCNKTSMHYKNNIGILMMAGDKIKVKVSLTNDIGQLLSCIHDIKLDGTCDIIRSLLIAQLALKHRVDKNLEQKIILFIGSPFEVNEKQLINTGKQLKKNNISVDIISFGNINKNRDKLMKLFESVNNNDNCRFIECPETETNLSKFVLNSFLNNNDFNIDNMQDEQLISAMQMSLEENPNFNEKKNNNNNNDLPTIEEIENMKDIDNELKEALILSLKEYTEKNKSENINKEESNNNTHYDKKEENLTLVNENYKNNFDNNNENKLEESKEKKENESYEKVFKIDKDENIVENSKYVINENIYNNDKNISKESDSKKSEENDKNKASLIQDTNYISDILNKINKNSNVFEKNESSNNEESLNKDKENKDPSNNQKK
- the DegP gene encoding serine protease DegP, putative, whose product is MELFHKVLLFNVIIVIFLNFLNIDYSFSYLDNFIEKNEYSNRKLHEFTEPFFFNNKVNVGKEKHISLKDEAEYYGNEKENDENEVENDENEAENDENEAENEIQNGENEIESNENEEENSKNELEDNKDEMENNEYIMEKYIDEIEKYTDEIEKYKDEKQNYKDTKEEDLLFSDNGEKKNGLTNDSNESSILFNQKKGLKYEKGKKDLVNKEDKLEREKEREKEKEKEKEKEKEKEKEKEILILKHTKVPVIEEEPNNNKVLNLLKNEKKNYENNYKEQTENKNEKYNSKKLKENNYIDKKRNKIKHETFTKAFNNKISKNKSSDASILEPILDKLDFPYLENQPLNNKENSNKDIDEKNFVLENILAYPNLEENTQNNTYAVETSNLKGNNNNNPLDENTNLLGTKIVKSKLKRKNNTLNPIEQITLDNSSLNEKNNSENINSYGNYLQNNIKNKEEKLGKLKLISNQYETKDIERSFLYNLLKFIKENIFYNNLKFNNHNNFTTYNEKEVILKDEPNGHNLINKQDNNPIFQDIQNNEKNSSVKILRFFPKYFNPHPTKNERGIFNHGKKKDTIENDALRSVNKFEHNNVSKNAVISEKLLENLKKINVSNELNSEFKKKEKNNNSEGKEENELNSLNRIFKGVVKLYVDITRPNLEMLWQNNPPKHITGSGFVIEGNLILTNAHNIAYSTRILIRKHGNSKKYESKVIYVAHESDIAILVVHDPSFYEDIESLELGSLPSLRDDVVTVGYPSGGDKLSITKGIISRLDVQYYKHSNYKLLLTQIDAPMNPGNSGGPALVKGKVVGICFQSFKMANNISYIIPSTIIKHFLLDIYKTNHYNGYAFLGVKYEPLENTNIRGILGLDYLEKQKFIKESMGILVTEIDENQMKYKKSDIDYCNYIKINQKEEINIKQNIKTQKLNETIINDSNKEDKCYGLKKNDVILSIDNKNINNDGTTKLRNDEYVGFQYILNDKFIGDLSIIKIVRNKEIKSVVVRLSKINYLISQHNWDIRNKYFIYGGLVFTTLSKNLYSENETENPEINRLIQYNFFKKNEDDEIVILKNILPSKLTIGYYYSDCIVLKVNNIAVKNLKHLVDIIENKNINELKDNNSGSNSYVKYSNIDYVQSDKNLIDFYILTPKGEVPLVLNRDDVKKNQRTIFTTFNIINDRFLY
- a CDS encoding tyrosine--tRNA ligase, putative translates to MEANLSKREENEVEDKNGQIENIENIDKRFNEIISISCECIQPDELKAKLLLKRRLICYDGFEPSGRMHIAQGLLKSLIVNKLTSNGCTFIFWIADWFAQLNNKMSGDLKKIKKMGNYFIEVWKSCGMNMQNVEFLWASDEINKKPNDYWSLVIDISRSFNINRIKRCLKIMGRNEGEENYCSQILYPCMQCADIFFLNVDICQLGTDQRKVNMLAREYCDIKKIKKKPIILSHEMLPGLLEGQEKMSKSDENSAIFMDDLEADVNRKIKKAYCPPNIIENNPIFAYAKSIIYPYYNKFHLVRKEKNGGDKIYYNIKELEDDYISGLVHPLDLKDNVANYINKLLEPVRDHFQNNAEAKKLLNEIKKYKLTK